The following are encoded together in the Candidatus Woesebacteria bacterium genome:
- a CDS encoding glycosyltransferase family 39 protein — MTKLIAQWKNSLLVGLLIIITGALLRFYNLNALPIFADEAIYVRWSQVMRAEPTLRFLPLSDGKQPLFMWIVIPFMKVIADPLIAGRVVSGLAGVSTIVAVFVLSYLLFKSKYVALISSYIYSLSPFAVFFDRMALVDSLLSMFGVWIVVLSILTIRYLRLDMAMITGFLLGGALLTKSTATFFAMLIPTTVLVNKLPDKKRGVFYLKMSFLWVVIVVMGFAIYNILRLGPNFNLLVSRTKDYVYPLSHIISSPLDPLKPYLDRSLEYYTMLGPGLIVIFSLFALLGNYKKFPKQILLLLVWIVFPIFVVSGLSKTLTARYILFTLPFVCVLASSSFLLSNERPGLKLKVRDVLLFGLFIFTLISLKSDYYIVTNPSKVNLPRSERSGYLEEWTAGGGIKEASNVIRAKYNSDPSKKIVVGTEGYFGTLPDAMQVYLNDLPEITVIGVGLNFLEVPIQLIESFQAGNQTYLVVNSSRFKSDPEDIGLELVQSWIKADRPMNTREYVQHGLHDTLYLFQVSEVKNRQ, encoded by the coding sequence ATGACTAAACTAATAGCTCAGTGGAAGAATTCACTACTCGTAGGACTTTTGATTATTATTACTGGGGCATTGTTGAGATTTTACAATCTAAATGCACTACCTATTTTTGCGGATGAAGCGATATATGTAAGGTGGAGTCAGGTAATGAGAGCGGAACCGACTTTGCGATTCTTGCCGCTGTCGGATGGTAAGCAACCGCTATTTATGTGGATTGTAATTCCATTTATGAAAGTTATTGCCGATCCACTTATTGCCGGAAGAGTAGTATCTGGACTGGCTGGTGTGTCGACGATTGTGGCAGTCTTTGTATTAAGTTATCTTTTATTTAAATCAAAATATGTTGCATTAATTTCGTCATATATCTACTCACTTTCACCCTTCGCGGTATTTTTTGACCGCATGGCGCTGGTTGATTCGCTACTTTCCATGTTTGGCGTGTGGATTGTTGTATTGTCGATACTAACTATTCGCTATTTGAGATTGGATATGGCAATGATAACCGGTTTTTTGCTCGGAGGGGCACTGCTTACCAAATCTACTGCGACCTTTTTTGCCATGTTAATACCGACTACGGTTTTGGTAAATAAATTACCAGATAAAAAACGGGGTGTGTTTTATCTAAAGATGTCGTTTTTGTGGGTGGTGATTGTCGTTATGGGATTTGCGATTTACAACATATTGCGATTGGGTCCGAATTTCAATTTGCTTGTTTCTCGAACCAAAGATTATGTTTATCCACTTTCTCACATTATTAGTTCTCCACTTGATCCCTTGAAACCGTATCTTGATCGGTCATTGGAATACTATACAATGCTTGGTCCGGGGTTAATTGTTATTTTTTCACTATTTGCCCTACTTGGTAACTACAAGAAATTTCCCAAGCAAATATTACTTCTTCTTGTCTGGATAGTGTTTCCCATATTTGTCGTTTCCGGTCTTTCCAAAACACTAACGGCAAGATATATCTTGTTTACTCTGCCTTTTGTTTGTGTTCTTGCCTCTTCATCCTTTTTGCTAAGTAACGAGCGACCTGGTCTGAAATTGAAAGTGAGAGATGTGCTACTCTTTGGACTTTTTATATTTACCTTAATTTCCTTGAAAAGTGATTACTATATTGTGACCAACCCGTCAAAGGTGAATCTTCCCAGAAGTGAGCGATCCGGATATTTAGAAGAATGGACGGCAGGGGGTGGAATTAAAGAGGCGTCAAATGTAATACGGGCCAAGTATAATTCCGATCCATCCAAAAAAATCGTTGTTGGGACAGAAGGTTATTTCGGAACCTTACCCGACGCGATGCAAGTATACCTTAATGATTTGCCTGAAATAACTGTGATTGGTGTAGGTTTGAATTTTCTTGAGGTGCCAATTCAATTAATTGAATCATTCCAAGCCGGAAATCAGACATATCTGGTTGTGAACAGTTCGAGATTCAAATCAGATCCCGAAGATATTGGATTGGAACTTGTACAAAGTTGGATAAAAGCGGATAGACCGATGAATACGAGAGAATATGTGCAACACGGTCTGCATGATACTCTATATTTATTTCAAGTGAGTGAAGTGAAAAATCGACAGTGA
- a CDS encoding oligosaccharide flippase family protein, producing MSKTENEPGESFDNTLEITLETVKERAVKGIIVLTGRTFLLQIMALIASIFLGIFLSPAEFGVFFVVSAVVNFLAYFSDVGLAAALIQTKKEVTDADLKTTFTVQQFIVITLLVVLFVFVPYFEAYYNLSHEGVLLFYALGISLLMSSLKTIPSVLLERELNFSRLVLPQVLETVVYHLVAVYFAWKGYGISAFTYAVLLRGIVGLIAMYLLKPWLPGLKFSKYSLKKLLKFGVPYQANTFLATIKDDGLTAFLGGILTPAGLGYLGWAQKWAKYPLRLFMDNVLKVTFPAFSRMQDSRDHLSNSVTRSIFFLCFLVFPSLAGFMILAPTLTEIIPRYEKWLPALVPLYIIGIDTVFATVTTQLTNTLNAIGKITVTFRLMIMWSVLAWVLIPVLALNFGYIGAAVGYALVSSSSIIAIIVTKHHINFSIKDSVFTPTLGTIVMAVILIVIRSFLPRNILSVIILSLTGMVVYMSTLRYLVGDSITGDVKKVAKNLFSKN from the coding sequence ATGTCAAAGACGGAAAATGAACCGGGAGAGAGTTTTGATAATACGTTGGAAATCACTCTTGAGACAGTCAAAGAAAGAGCCGTTAAGGGAATAATTGTCCTTACCGGACGCACTTTTCTTCTCCAAATTATGGCGCTTATTGCTAGCATCTTTTTGGGAATATTTCTAAGCCCAGCCGAGTTTGGAGTGTTTTTTGTTGTTTCCGCCGTTGTGAATTTTCTTGCATACTTTTCTGATGTCGGATTAGCTGCTGCCCTAATTCAGACCAAAAAGGAAGTAACTGATGCTGATTTAAAAACAACATTTACTGTACAGCAATTTATTGTTATCACCTTACTTGTTGTTCTTTTTGTGTTTGTTCCTTATTTTGAAGCGTACTATAACCTATCCCACGAGGGGGTACTTCTATTCTATGCATTGGGAATTTCACTTTTAATGTCTTCCCTTAAAACAATTCCCTCAGTTCTACTTGAGCGGGAGTTGAATTTTTCGCGCTTGGTGTTGCCGCAGGTATTGGAGACGGTTGTCTATCATCTTGTTGCTGTGTATTTTGCTTGGAAAGGATACGGAATATCGGCATTTACATATGCAGTTTTGTTAAGAGGGATTGTTGGACTAATTGCTATGTATCTTTTAAAACCATGGTTACCGGGATTGAAATTTTCAAAATATTCGCTGAAAAAACTTTTAAAATTTGGTGTACCTTATCAAGCCAATACATTTTTGGCAACAATCAAAGATGATGGATTGACGGCATTTTTAGGTGGAATTCTAACACCTGCTGGTCTTGGTTATTTAGGTTGGGCACAGAAATGGGCTAAATATCCATTAAGGCTTTTTATGGACAATGTATTAAAAGTTACTTTTCCTGCGTTCTCGAGAATGCAGGATTCCAGGGATCATTTATCTAACTCAGTAACAAGATCAATATTTTTCTTGTGTTTTCTCGTTTTTCCTTCCCTTGCCGGTTTTATGATTTTAGCACCTACTTTAACTGAAATAATTCCACGATATGAAAAATGGCTACCTGCACTTGTCCCCCTTTATATAATCGGTATAGATACGGTTTTTGCGACAGTAACGACACAGCTTACCAACACCTTAAACGCTATCGGTAAAATTACTGTTACGTTTCGCTTAATGATAATGTGGTCGGTTTTAGCATGGGTTTTGATTCCCGTGTTAGCACTGAATTTCGGATATATCGGGGCTGCCGTTGGATATGCGCTTGTTTCTTCAAGTTCGATCATTGCAATTATTGTAACCAAACACCACATAAACTTTTCCATCAAAGATAGTGTTTTTACTCCAACACTTGGGACCATCGTCATGGCGGTGATACTAATTGTGATACGAAGTTTTTTACCCAGAAATATACTATCGGTAATTATTTTATCGCTTACAGGGATGGTAGTTTATATGTCGACACTTAGATATTTAGTTGGTGATTCAATAACAGGCGATGTTAAAAAAGTTGCAAAAAATTTGTTTTCGAAAAATTAA
- a CDS encoding glycosyltransferase yields MGKPLLSVVVPAYNEVHNLKDGVLVDIYIYLIKQKYDWEVLIVDDGSLDKTREMVAKYINNKKGFRLLKEPHRGKGGTVVAGVLAAKGDIILFTDMDQSTSLNQIENFWLHFGYEPKTGKLLNRKHSADIVIGSRSGREGAPLIRKSMASGFSILRAIVLKLPYKDTQCGFKAFKKEAARQIFSRLKVFKEKAVEGAAVTAGFDLEILYIARKLNLKVEEVPVVWQHKGSKRVSAVKDSWQGLTDLVKVRLNALQGKYNV; encoded by the coding sequence ATGGGAAAGCCATTATTGTCAGTCGTTGTTCCTGCTTATAACGAAGTTCATAACCTCAAAGATGGAGTGCTTGTTGATATCTACATTTACCTAATAAAACAAAAATACGACTGGGAAGTGTTAATCGTTGATGATGGATCATTGGACAAAACCAGAGAAATGGTGGCGAAATATATTAATAATAAAAAAGGCTTTCGACTGCTAAAAGAACCCCATCGAGGAAAGGGTGGGACGGTAGTAGCGGGTGTTTTAGCTGCAAAAGGAGATATTATTTTATTTACCGATATGGACCAATCGACTTCGCTTAATCAGATTGAGAACTTCTGGCTCCATTTTGGGTATGAACCAAAAACAGGTAAACTGCTAAATCGAAAGCATTCTGCCGATATTGTAATCGGTTCAAGGAGTGGAAGAGAAGGAGCTCCACTAATTAGAAAATCAATGGCTTCGGGGTTTTCCATTCTCAGAGCAATTGTTTTGAAGTTACCCTACAAGGATACCCAATGCGGGTTTAAGGCATTTAAAAAAGAAGCTGCTCGTCAAATATTTAGTAGATTGAAAGTATTTAAAGAAAAAGCCGTTGAAGGTGCAGCAGTAACTGCAGGATTTGATCTTGAAATACTGTACATTGCACGAAAATTAAATCTGAAAGTCGAAGAAGTTCCGGTTGTATGGCAACATAAAGGATCAAAAAGGGTATCGGCAGTAAAAGATTCATGGCAGGGATTAACCGATCTAGTTAAAGTAAGATTGAATGCGTTACAGGGTAAGTACAACGTTTAA
- a CDS encoding glycosyltransferase family 39 protein — translation MTVATLFLGSSLGTILARLLVKATNLQLINPTIPGVSSNLVIYKTFDFVEFIFAIIATLGLFFVNYVIERRYLKNAKDNNITKTPKIFFLILSSVIFVQTHFVTSSGKIVLVLIGVIELQYLLLNKYPFRKFPKNDIILLITNGALTGYWGLLIANTFTTSIAIPVSIFLFCVFWYVLLGQRYKNILLSPFHLVLPLGLFFPTNTGFLFILGGVSVFLILLFKDKFSKLSHTRQKRTDNILSFLQYVGYGKINFNFVYSFLYPVLIIVVIYYNPLYYAGNLDSVEEGFWLAWLERMKNGQHIYRDFAAYHPPFLAWGMYAFVTITDFTIKNVRLFLHICQIISAIIFYFFTKNLVSKKVSILATFLIFLSATYTPVRNNVEIRTTIGLLAILFWFYYLQYKHTGLLIFSGLISSISLFTSTEVGISVTLAIALSILITGSNKPKSIVIYLFGLFLGVTPVVIYLAINSSLTQYISYIFFYSSTLAQGYFNTAVERAISTAFLRWHLVWQYFSSTAWLTEFTRMVFLTTFIVVAKKVFDKSKSRRNIILTTLTNKEVLAFTVAVFGIILFRSVLGRSDYYHVLFVLIPALPLCYFLLEKYDNKAVFSTVTAFLLFVVFAKPVNETYLSHVLFKFTTYATIVDEYKSYDIPNSQILVGTEVDVDKIKEVVDYINENTHSRDTIFVFPWNPELYFLSDIKNATSFDTPHAFWSDHFQNIMVSELQQNTPKLIILNKTSIFGNLGPNSLPLVNGFINDNYKVSKTFYPYDILIPVN, via the coding sequence ATGACGGTTGCAACACTTTTTCTAGGCTCCTCACTGGGGACGATTCTTGCGAGATTGTTAGTCAAGGCAACAAACCTACAACTAATTAATCCAACCATACCGGGAGTATCAAGTAATCTGGTAATATACAAAACCTTTGACTTTGTCGAATTCATTTTTGCCATCATCGCAACGCTTGGACTATTTTTCGTTAATTACGTGATTGAGAGAAGATATTTAAAGAACGCCAAAGATAATAATATCACCAAAACACCTAAAATATTTTTCTTAATTCTTTCGAGTGTTATCTTTGTTCAGACACATTTTGTAACTTCATCCGGGAAAATTGTTTTAGTACTTATTGGTGTTATCGAATTACAATACCTTTTATTGAACAAATATCCTTTTAGGAAATTTCCCAAAAATGATATTATCTTATTAATTACTAACGGTGCTTTGACGGGATACTGGGGATTATTGATTGCAAATACATTTACGACAAGTATTGCTATTCCGGTTTCAATTTTCTTGTTTTGTGTCTTTTGGTATGTATTACTCGGCCAAAGATACAAAAATATATTACTTAGTCCCTTCCACTTAGTGCTTCCACTTGGATTATTTTTTCCGACAAACACGGGTTTCTTGTTTATTCTTGGGGGAGTTAGTGTGTTTTTAATTTTACTTTTTAAAGACAAATTTTCAAAGTTATCGCACACTCGGCAAAAAAGGACGGACAACATTTTGTCGTTTCTTCAATATGTTGGATATGGAAAAATAAACTTCAATTTCGTTTACTCCTTTTTATATCCTGTGTTAATTATCGTGGTTATATATTACAACCCGCTTTATTATGCAGGTAATCTAGATAGTGTAGAAGAAGGTTTTTGGTTAGCTTGGCTAGAGAGAATGAAAAATGGTCAGCATATATATAGAGATTTTGCCGCATACCATCCTCCGTTTCTTGCGTGGGGTATGTATGCGTTTGTTACTATAACCGATTTTACAATCAAAAACGTCCGGTTATTCTTACATATCTGCCAAATAATATCCGCAATTATTTTCTACTTTTTTACTAAAAACTTAGTATCCAAAAAAGTAAGTATACTTGCTACATTTCTTATTTTCCTATCAGCAACATATACCCCGGTCAGAAATAATGTTGAAATACGAACAACGATCGGATTGTTGGCAATTCTATTTTGGTTTTATTATTTACAATATAAACATACCGGATTGTTGATATTTTCTGGCTTGATTTCTTCGATATCATTATTTACAAGCACGGAAGTCGGAATATCCGTAACTCTCGCCATTGCACTATCAATACTAATTACCGGCAGTAATAAACCCAAAAGTATTGTCATATATTTGTTTGGGTTATTTCTCGGGGTAACGCCTGTTGTTATATATCTGGCAATAAACAGTTCTTTAACACAATATATTTCTTACATCTTTTTCTACTCTTCAACCCTTGCACAGGGATATTTTAATACAGCGGTTGAAAGGGCAATTAGTACAGCCTTTTTACGTTGGCATTTGGTGTGGCAATATTTTAGTTCGACGGCATGGCTTACCGAATTCACACGTATGGTTTTTCTCACTACTTTTATTGTTGTTGCAAAAAAAGTGTTCGACAAATCAAAAAGTAGGAGAAATATTATTTTAACAACCTTAACTAATAAAGAAGTTCTTGCGTTTACCGTCGCGGTGTTTGGAATTATATTATTTAGATCGGTATTGGGAAGATCCGATTACTATCATGTTTTATTTGTCCTGATACCTGCATTACCACTATGTTATTTTCTATTGGAGAAATATGACAACAAGGCTGTATTCTCGACCGTTACGGCATTTTTACTATTTGTTGTCTTTGCGAAACCCGTCAACGAAACTTACCTGTCACATGTGCTTTTTAAATTCACTACTTATGCAACTATTGTGGATGAATACAAAAGTTATGACATACCAAATAGCCAAATTCTAGTAGGCACTGAAGTTGATGTTGATAAAATCAAAGAAGTTGTCGATTACATCAATGAAAACACACACTCTCGTGATACAATTTTTGTCTTTCCTTGGAATCCCGAATTGTATTTTTTGTCCGACATCAAAAACGCCACATCGTTTGATACACCGCATGCTTTCTGGTCTGATCATTTTCAAAATATCATGGTTTCAGAACTACAACAAAATACACCAAAGTTAATAATTCTAAATAAAACTTCTATATTTGGAAACCTTGGACCAAATAGCTTGCCACTAGTAAATGGATTTATAAACGATAATTATAAGGTTTCGAAAACATTCTACCCGTACGATATCTTGATTCCTGTGAATTAA